A portion of the Bacteroides faecium genome contains these proteins:
- a CDS encoding glutamine synthetase III family protein, whose translation MSKLRFRVVETAFKKKAVEVATPVERPSEYFAKYVFNKEKMFKYLPSKVYNALIDAIDNGAPLDRSIADEVAAGMKKWATEMGVTHYTHWFAPLTEGTAEKHDAFVEHDGKGGMMEEFTGKLLVQQEPDASSFPNGGIRNTFEARGYSAWDPSSPAFIVDDTLCIPTVFIAYTGEALDYKAPLLKALRAVDKAAVDVCHYFNPEVKKVVAYLGWEQEYFLVDEGLYAARPDLLMTGRTLMGHDSAKNQQLEDHYFGAIPTRVAAFMKDLEIEALKLGIPVKTRHNEVAPNQFELAPIFEECNLANDHNLLIMSLMRKVSRRHGFRVLLHEKPFKGVNGSGKHNNWSLGTDTGILLMGPGKTPEDNLRFVTFVVNTLMAVYHHNGLLKASISSATNAHRLGANEAPPAIISSFLGKQLSQVLDHIENSTKDDLISLSGKQGMKLDIPQIPELLIDNTDRNRTSPFAFTGNRFEFRAVGSEANCASAMIALNSAVANQLTKFKKDVDALIEKGEPKISAILEIIRSYIKECKAIHFDGNGYSDEWKEEAARRGLDCETSVPVIFDNYLKPETIAMFEATGVMTKKELEARNEVKWETYTKKIQIEARVLGDLAMNHIIPVATQYQTDLINNVYKMQSLFPAEKAAKLSAKNLELIEEIADRTAFIKEHVDAMVEARKVANKIESEREKAIAYHDTITPALEEIRYHIDKLELIVDNQMWTLPKYRELLFVR comes from the coding sequence ATGTCAAAACTAAGATTCAGAGTAGTAGAAACTGCTTTCAAGAAGAAAGCGGTTGAGGTAGCAACCCCTGTTGAACGTCCGTCGGAGTATTTCGCCAAGTACGTATTCAACAAGGAAAAGATGTTTAAGTACCTTCCCAGCAAGGTATATAATGCATTGATTGACGCTATTGACAATGGTGCTCCGCTAGACCGCAGCATTGCCGACGAAGTGGCTGCCGGCATGAAGAAATGGGCTACTGAAATGGGAGTCACCCATTACACCCACTGGTTTGCACCGCTGACAGAAGGTACGGCAGAAAAGCACGATGCTTTCGTAGAGCATGACGGCAAAGGCGGCATGATGGAAGAATTCACAGGCAAACTGCTTGTACAGCAGGAACCGGATGCTTCCTCTTTCCCGAACGGTGGTATCCGCAATACGTTCGAAGCCCGCGGATACAGTGCCTGGGACCCTTCATCTCCTGCATTTATCGTAGACGACACTCTTTGTATCCCGACCGTATTTATCGCATATACCGGCGAAGCCCTCGACTACAAAGCTCCGTTATTGAAAGCACTTCGCGCCGTAGATAAGGCAGCCGTAGACGTTTGTCACTATTTCAACCCGGAAGTGAAGAAGGTAGTTGCCTATTTGGGCTGGGAACAGGAATATTTCTTAGTGGACGAAGGTTTATATGCCGCACGCCCGGACTTGTTAATGACAGGCCGTACATTAATGGGACACGACAGCGCCAAGAACCAGCAGTTGGAAGACCATTATTTCGGTGCTATCCCTACCCGTGTAGCAGCATTTATGAAAGACCTCGAAATTGAAGCCCTGAAATTGGGTATCCCAGTAAAGACCCGTCACAACGAGGTTGCACCCAACCAGTTTGAACTGGCTCCTATCTTCGAAGAATGTAACTTAGCCAATGACCATAACTTATTGATTATGTCGTTGATGCGCAAAGTAAGCCGTCGTCATGGTTTCCGCGTATTGCTTCATGAAAAACCGTTCAAAGGCGTCAACGGTTCCGGCAAGCACAATAACTGGTCATTGGGAACTGACACAGGTATCTTATTAATGGGACCGGGCAAGACTCCTGAAGACAACCTGCGTTTCGTTACGTTCGTTGTAAATACATTGATGGCAGTTTATCATCATAACGGATTACTGAAAGCATCCATCTCCAGTGCCACCAACGCCCACCGTCTGGGAGCGAATGAAGCGCCGCCGGCAATCATTTCGTCTTTCCTGGGCAAGCAGTTATCTCAAGTATTAGACCATATAGAAAACAGTACAAAGGATGACTTAATCAGCCTCAGCGGCAAGCAAGGCATGAAACTGGATATTCCGCAGATACCCGAATTGCTGATTGACAATACCGACCGTAACCGCACCTCTCCTTTCGCCTTCACCGGCAACCGTTTCGAGTTCCGTGCCGTAGGTTCCGAAGCAAACTGTGCTTCCGCCATGATTGCATTGAACTCTGCGGTAGCCAACCAGTTGACGAAATTCAAGAAAGACGTAGATGCTTTGATTGAAAAAGGAGAGCCGAAGATTTCTGCCATCCTCGAAATTATCCGCAGCTACATCAAAGAGTGCAAAGCCATCCACTTTGACGGCAACGGTTACAGTGACGAGTGGAAAGAAGAAGCTGCCCGCCGCGGTCTGGATTGTGAAACGAGTGTTCCTGTCATCTTCGACAACTATCTGAAACCGGAAACAATTGCCATGTTCGAAGCTACCGGTGTAATGACAAAGAAAGAACTGGAAGCCCGTAACGAAGTGAAATGGGAAACTTACACGAAGAAAATCCAGATTGAAGCCCGTGTATTGGGTGACCTGGCAATGAACCATATCATCCCGGTAGCAACCCAGTATCAAACGGATTTGATTAATAACGTCTATAAGATGCAATCCCTGTTCCCGGCAGAAAAGGCAGCCAAGCTATCTGCCAAGAACCTGGAACTTATCGAAGAGATTGCCGACCGTACAGCCTTCATCAAAGAGCATGTAGACGCAATGGTGGAAGCCCGTAAAGTGGCGAACAAGATTGAAAGCGAACGTGAGAAAGCCATTGCCTACCATGACACAATTACTCCGGCACTGGAAGAAATCCGTTACCATATCGACAAGTTGGAACTCATTGTCGACAATCAAATGTGGACGCTTCCGAAATACAGGGAACTATTATTCGTAAGATAA
- a CDS encoding RNA polymerase sigma-70 factor gives MTDSDLISLLKKGDDNAFSIVYNRYWGKVCNFSRLYITSDADVEDIVQQVFLKLWNYRESLKENESFEGFLFIATRNLIFSHMRKSFNENAYKLTVLDTITENENDWYGIQEEIEAHELGEYIEQLLKELSPRQQEIFRLSRKEGCTNREIAEKLAISEKTVEKNMTITLRFLRENIRLLIIFLSV, from the coding sequence ATGACAGATTCAGATTTGATATCTTTACTGAAAAAAGGAGATGATAATGCGTTTTCTATAGTATATAATAGGTATTGGGGAAAGGTATGTAATTTTTCTCGTCTCTATATAACTTCGGATGCCGATGTGGAAGACATCGTGCAGCAGGTATTTCTGAAACTGTGGAATTATCGTGAATCTTTAAAAGAAAATGAAAGTTTTGAGGGATTTCTTTTTATAGCCACCCGCAATCTTATCTTTAGCCATATGCGGAAAAGCTTTAATGAGAATGCTTATAAGCTGACGGTTTTGGATACTATCACTGAAAATGAAAATGATTGGTATGGGATTCAAGAGGAGATAGAGGCACATGAATTGGGAGAATACATAGAACAGTTGTTGAAGGAGCTTTCTCCCCGCCAACAGGAAATATTCCGATTGAGCCGTAAGGAAGGGTGTACCAACCGTGAAATCGCAGAGAAACTTGCTATTTCAGAAAAGACGGTGGAAAAGAATATGACTATCACTCTGCGTTTCTTAAGAGAGAATATACGCCTGTTGATTATCTTCTTGAGTGTATAG
- a CDS encoding FecR family protein, with translation MEKNEVNRLIKGLLADKLDWDEKKKLSQHKLIEERMKRQWKHTTSESSEQEMKERIWQRLENCRKATQTRTYTFSFRQFLVAASILLFTIGGSLWLMKHYANSPKPEYINFTAEKALLYILPDSSHVWMQPKSRICYAKDFEKQREVWLKGEALFDVTKGKKNNFRVHIPKAYIEVKGTSFSVKNKRKDKNEIILYEGKIDFNIKNASHSISLKPKDKIIYNPETTEIEIETVNHTRWENGRYLFTDITLEELVEIINQKYTSRLVLAKEINKQYKYTGSLNYDEQLEDVIKKICYSMSLKAEKKGEEILIH, from the coding sequence ATGGAAAAAAATGAGGTAAACAGATTGATTAAAGGTCTCTTGGCAGACAAGCTTGATTGGGATGAGAAAAAAAAGCTTTCCCAACATAAGCTTATCGAAGAACGAATGAAGCGGCAGTGGAAACACACCACTAGCGAATCATCGGAACAAGAAATGAAAGAAAGAATATGGCAGCGATTAGAAAATTGCAGAAAAGCAACACAAACACGTACATATACATTTTCTTTCCGACAATTCCTAGTGGCTGCTTCTATTCTTCTATTCACCATAGGGGGAAGTTTATGGTTGATGAAGCATTATGCAAACTCACCAAAACCTGAATATATTAATTTCACAGCAGAAAAGGCTTTGTTATATATACTTCCGGACAGTTCTCATGTTTGGATGCAGCCCAAAAGTAGAATATGTTATGCGAAAGATTTCGAAAAGCAACGAGAGGTTTGGTTGAAAGGAGAAGCATTATTTGATGTTACCAAAGGCAAGAAAAACAATTTCAGAGTACATATTCCAAAAGCATACATAGAAGTAAAGGGAACCTCATTCTCTGTTAAAAATAAAAGAAAAGATAAAAACGAAATCATATTATATGAAGGAAAAATTGATTTCAATATAAAAAACGCCTCTCATAGTATATCATTGAAACCTAAGGATAAAATAATCTATAATCCGGAAACAACTGAAATTGAAATTGAAACAGTAAATCACACAAGATGGGAAAACGGTCGTTATCTATTTACAGATATCACTTTAGAGGAATTAGTAGAAATTATTAACCAAAAATATACTTCCCGACTCGTTCTTGCAAAAGAAATCAACAAACAATATAAATATACCGGTAGCTTGAATTATGATGAACAACTAGAAGATGTAATCAAGAAAATATGTTATAGCATGAGTTTAAAAGCAGAAAAGAAAGGAGAAGAAATTCTCATTCATTAA